The Pleomorphomonas sp. T1.2MG-36 DNA segment CCTCGGCTCTGCCGTGGTCCGCGAGGACACCAACGATTTCGGCGTCATCTTCCTGCAGCTGGCGCTGGCGCTCGATCCCGGCGATGACATGAGCCGCATCACGCTCGCCGAGAACTTCGAACGCCTGAACCGTCCAGCCGACGCGATCGCCATTCTCGACAAGGTGCCGACCCGCTCGCCCCTCAGGCGCAACGCCGACATCATGATCGCCTTCGACTACAACGCCATGGATCAGGTGGACGAGGCGCGCGCCACGCTGAAGCGCGTCATCCGCAACAATCCGAAGGACAAGGAGGCGCTGAACGGCCTCGGCAACATCCTGAGGACGCGAAAGATGTTCGCCGAGGCGGCGGATGTCTACACGCGCACTCTCCGGGCCGTCGGCGACAAGCCGCAGGCCGAGGACTGGCAGGTGTTCTACAACCGCGGCATCGCCTACGAGCGCACCGACCGCTGGCCGGAAGCCGAAGCCGACTTCAAGAAGGCCCTGGAGCTTCGGCCGGACCAGCCATTGGTCCTCAACTATCTCGGCTACTCCTGGATCGACAAGGGCATGAACCTCAAGGAGGGCATGGCGCTGATCGAAAAGGCCGTCAGCCTCGCCCCGACCGACGGCTACATCGTCGACAGCCTCGGCTGGGCGCACTACAAGCTCGGCGAGTACGAGCAGGCCGTCGAAGAGCTCGAACGGGCGGTTTCGCTGATGCCGTCCGATCCCACCATCAACGACCATCTCGGCGATGCCTACTGGCAAGTCGGTCGCCGCGTCGAGGCGCGCTTCCAGTGGAACCACGCGAAGGCCAGCAAGCCCGAGCCCGATGACCTCGCCAAGATCGACGCCAAGATCGAGCACGGCCTCGTCGAGGAGAACGCCGGAAAGGCCGCGGAGGCCGCAGCACCGAAGCCGGACAGGGCGACGCCTTGATACGCGCCGGGGATCGATGGCAATGCCGATCGTCGAAGAGGCACGCGCCAAGGTCAATCTGGCGCTGCATGTCATCGGACTCCGGCCCGATGGCTATCACGACCTGGACATGCTCGTCGCCTTCGCCGACATCGGCGATAGTGTGACGCTGGCGGCGAGCGATACGGACGGTTTCGTTATCGACGGCCCGATGGCGGGCGGGCTTTCCGCCGACGCCGACAATCTCGTATTGCGCGCCTTGCGAGGATTCCGCGAGCTGACCGGTCGAACGGAACCGCTCTCCATTCGGCTGACCAAGCGTCTGCCGGTTGCCTCCGGCATCGGCGGGGGCTCCGCCGACGCGGCGGCCACCTTGCGGGGCCTCTGTCGGCTCTACGCTCTCTCGGCGAACGACCCTGCCCTCGCCGAGCTTGCTTTGTC contains these protein-coding regions:
- a CDS encoding tetratricopeptide repeat protein — translated: MRSLLGAALVTLTFVGPLPATARGTATAQPDSGLPVASSLEGNYLAGRFAGSIADYRASADYFASALLDAPDDKFLLERALSLYIAAGDLTEVRTFAERLRDLDADSPIAAMTIGLDDFQSGRWDEAVASFQHARSGPLLTLAVEILSAWAEQGAGKTDEALARLAKLDGEKWYLFFRHYHAGLIASVAGRGELAAQEFKAALAIDDGPVSVIDAATRAFARNGDFEAAKATIDKALASAPGHPLLKDIAAIVDAKRRPAARARNVNEGAAEILSGLGSAVVREDTNDFGVIFLQLALALDPGDDMSRITLAENFERLNRPADAIAILDKVPTRSPLRRNADIMIAFDYNAMDQVDEARATLKRVIRNNPKDKEALNGLGNILRTRKMFAEAADVYTRTLRAVGDKPQAEDWQVFYNRGIAYERTDRWPEAEADFKKALELRPDQPLVLNYLGYSWIDKGMNLKEGMALIEKAVSLAPTDGYIVDSLGWAHYKLGEYEQAVEELERAVSLMPSDPTINDHLGDAYWQVGRRVEARFQWNHAKASKPEPDDLAKIDAKIEHGLVEENAGKAAEAAAPKPDRATP